The DNA region GGTGCCGCCCTTGCCGCTGACCACGTGCAGCCGGACCCCCTCCCAGTCGGGGTCGCGCCGGGCCGCCTGGCCGGGAGTGCGTGCCACGCTGCGTCTCCGTCCGTCTCCATCCCTACGGGTGTCCCCTCCCGCGAGGCGCCCCTGCCGGGGGTGCCCGCGCGCGGACGGGGTGCCCCTCCATGAGGGTGCCCTCTCGCGAGGGTAACCAGGGAGCGCTCCCGATGCCCGGAGCACCTGGGGTGCCAGGGCTGAATCATGCCCCCTTTGTGCCCCACCTCACACGCCGGTCGGCGGGCGGCGGCGATCGCCGGGACGGCTCGTCTAGAGTCTGGCCATGACCAAGTGGGAATACATGACGGCACCCCTGCTCGTGCACGCCACCAAGCAGATCCTGGACAACTTCGGCGAGGACGGCTGGGAGCTCGTCCAGGTCGTGCCGGGCCCGAACCCGGAGCAGCTGGTGGCCTACTTCAAGCGGGAGAAGAACGCATGAGCCAGGTCGAGTCGAAGCTCGCGGAGCTGGGTCTGACCCTGCCGCCGGTGGCCGCCCCGGTCGCCGCGTACGTGCCGGCCGTGCAGTCCGGTGAGTTCGTGTTCACCTCCGGCCAGCTGCCGGTCGTCGGCGGCAAGCTGCCGAGCACCGGCAAGGTCGGCGCC from Kitasatospora cathayae includes:
- a CDS encoding DUF4177 domain-containing protein; translation: MTKWEYMTAPLLVHATKQILDNFGEDGWELVQVVPGPNPEQLVAYFKREKNA